From one Gemella morbillorum genomic stretch:
- a CDS encoding ATP-binding protein produces the protein MFKFPLKRTYQNILLTKSGSIYSYYKISPEIISRANTNEKQEYKSRFTSLLDDVIKFKDIHLKMLPKNMNLDERLNILANDYDVRYKDVAEYYGKEAINLLERELGQITKYEFYIGVRIDRIYSEMEDIKDTVKNAVSGVTDKLASSLGFEIEVTDEYFYKFTQAEASVFNSLRVLDIRRCTEDELNYLIRYNFLGNVYHNVDEESILRGSNQIANAELDTTEKRLIKIDTEDTTIYKSYLVLESTDYLMNNLHIFENLQSQGYPVEVDLKFKPVDKTTFDMKLSHKIRSKAHEVKEEFMSNEKLKDESMRNNFLMDRIDNEHSQSKNFVEWLLVITLSNTRKEELLRQVRLVKKELKRQKINVIAPVADQLQLFYLLLQGSELGMYRNWIQTTTTEALSEVLFGVGQSLGMEIGFYLGRIDRFTKSAKLLEDNIHASRDIVLFHPMIANKGIAGTKTDSPHIAITGKTGKGKSFLAKLIYIQSLMLDVKTLYFDPKSEMQKWFSRITESEENNRLYPLFAKLLSSIKYLTIDYTKKENWGILDPVTFLDGAEAVELTKAMFDEVVDLTNDRKIETALLKAIRKIVDLKQQGETVGSLHIIKELQENEDVEIVEAGDNLYEKTQNGMLKLLFFDGSNNTLSLNNKSTILQVYGLDLPDAKDSKDTYTDSQEKSLVVMQVLGKFMSLFGSNPDEETIIYVDEAWAFNTSKIGRATKKSLERIGRSMNNALVFITQSVFDIKDENNIAGNYGSIFAFDEEQERVHILEHLGLENNSVNMDILSNMVKGQCLFKDIYGRVAKLSVHSLFSEWTQAFKTVEKSEVAYAEERYA, from the coding sequence ATGTTTAAATTTCCTTTAAAAAGGACATATCAAAATATACTATTGACAAAGTCAGGTAGTATATATTCATATTATAAAATAAGTCCTGAAATAATTTCAAGGGCAAATACAAATGAAAAACAAGAATATAAAAGTAGATTTACAAGTTTGTTAGATGATGTAATAAAATTTAAGGATATTCATTTAAAAATGTTACCTAAAAATATGAATTTAGATGAAAGACTTAATATTTTGGCTAATGATTATGATGTTAGATATAAAGATGTAGCTGAATATTATGGAAAAGAAGCTATTAATCTTTTAGAAAGAGAATTAGGACAAATAACAAAATATGAATTTTATATCGGAGTAAGGATAGATAGAATATATTCAGAAATGGAAGATATAAAAGATACAGTTAAAAATGCTGTAAGTGGTGTTACTGATAAATTAGCAAGTTCATTAGGGTTTGAAATAGAAGTAACAGACGAGTATTTTTATAAATTTACACAAGCAGAAGCAAGTGTATTTAATAGTTTAAGGGTACTTGATATAAGAAGATGTACAGAAGATGAATTGAATTATTTAATAAGATATAACTTTTTAGGTAATGTGTATCATAATGTAGATGAAGAAAGTATTTTGAGAGGTAGTAATCAAATAGCAAATGCAGAATTAGATACTACAGAAAAAAGACTTATAAAAATTGATACAGAAGATACAACCATTTATAAAAGTTATTTAGTGTTAGAAAGTACAGATTATTTAATGAATAATTTACATATTTTTGAAAATTTACAATCGCAAGGTTACCCTGTAGAAGTTGATTTAAAATTTAAGCCTGTAGATAAAACTACTTTTGATATGAAATTATCACATAAAATACGTTCAAAGGCTCATGAAGTAAAAGAAGAATTTATGAGTAATGAAAAATTAAAAGATGAAAGTATGAGAAATAATTTTTTAATGGATAGGATAGATAATGAACATTCACAATCTAAAAATTTTGTTGAATGGTTATTAGTGATAACATTATCGAATACTAGAAAAGAAGAATTATTAAGACAAGTTCGACTTGTGAAAAAAGAATTAAAAAGACAAAAAATAAATGTAATAGCTCCAGTTGCGGATCAATTACAATTATTTTATCTTTTATTACAAGGTAGCGAACTTGGAATGTATAGAAATTGGATTCAAACAACTACAACAGAAGCACTATCGGAAGTATTATTTGGAGTAGGTCAAAGTTTAGGAATGGAAATAGGATTTTATCTTGGAAGAATTGATAGATTTACAAAATCGGCAAAATTATTAGAAGATAATATTCATGCTTCGAGGGATATAGTGTTATTTCACCCTATGATAGCAAATAAAGGTATTGCAGGAACAAAAACAGATTCACCACATATAGCAATTACAGGAAAAACAGGAAAAGGAAAATCATTTTTAGCGAAATTAATATATATTCAAAGTTTAATGTTAGATGTAAAAACATTGTATTTTGACCCAAAAAGTGAAATGCAAAAGTGGTTTAGTAGAATAACTGAAAGTGAAGAAAATAATAGATTATATCCGTTATTTGCAAAACTTTTAAGCAGTATAAAATATTTAACAATAGATTATACTAAAAAAGAAAATTGGGGAATTTTAGACCCAGTAACATTTTTAGATGGTGCAGAAGCAGTAGAATTAACAAAAGCAATGTTTGATGAAGTGGTAGACTTAACAAATGATAGAAAGATAGAAACAGCACTTTTAAAAGCAATTAGAAAAATAGTAGATTTAAAACAACAAGGTGAAACAGTTGGAAGTTTGCATATTATAAAAGAATTGCAAGAAAATGAAGATGTAGAAATAGTTGAAGCAGGAGACAATTTATACGAAAAAACACAAAATGGAATGTTAAAATTATTATTCTTTGATGGTAGTAATAATACATTATCATTAAATAATAAAAGTACAATATTACAAGTATATGGTTTAGATTTACCAGATGCTAAAGATAGTAAAGATACATATACGGATTCACAAGAAAAAAGTTTAGTAGTAATGCAAGTATTAGGAAAATTTATGTCTTTATTTGGAAGTAATCCAGATGAAGAAACAATAATTTATGTAGATGAGGCATGGGCATTTAATACAAGTAAAATAGGACGAGCAACTAAAAAATCGTTAGAACGTATAGGAAGAAGTATGAATAATGCTTTAGTATTTATTACTCAATCAGTATTTGATATTAAAGATGAAAATAATATAGCAGGTAACTATGGTAGTATATTTGCATTTGACGAAGAACAAGAAAGAGTACACATATTAGAACATTTAGGATTAGAAAATAACAGTGTAAATATGGATATTTTATCAAATATGGTAAAAGGTCAATGTTTATTTAAAGATATATACGGTCGAGTAGCAAAATTAAGCGTACATTCATTATTTAGTGAGTGGACACAAGCATTTAAAACTGTAGAAAAATCAGAAGTAGCTTATGCAGAAGAAAGGTATGCTTAG
- a CDS encoding TcpE family conjugal transfer membrane protein, whose amino-acid sequence MKSLYNYTKALKEPMKIRQIKGYTISRNGIRVVTVAIFFVIAFLFYILDRIIPMVKVMGYAYYGFPIFITWAIININVDGKSMVIYLYDYLKWKIGINMKNKKYSFDEEIKYRSKHIKFN is encoded by the coding sequence ATGAAAAGTTTATACAATTATACAAAGGCATTAAAAGAACCTATGAAAATTCGGCAAATAAAAGGATATACAATATCAAGGAATGGAATTAGGGTCGTAACAGTCGCTATTTTTTTTGTAATAGCTTTTCTTTTTTACATATTGGATAGAATAATTCCAATGGTAAAAGTAATGGGATATGCTTATTATGGTTTTCCTATTTTTATAACATGGGCAATAATTAATATAAATGTTGATGGTAAAAGCATGGTGATATATTTATATGATTATTTGAAATGGAAAATAGGAATTAATATGAAAAACAAAAAATATAGTTTTGATGAAGAAATTAAATATAGAAGCAAGCATATAAAATTTAATTAA
- a CDS encoding conjugal transfer protein: protein MASLEKLQKKIEKQQEKQRIKLEKQALKQAKKQEKILAKQRKKQEPNKIMSTAKDVVIGENKEYIKQEEFTRKLEVNKRKNKFIVFTVWFIVFSILSSSIFLIATKGMDKIKLSNNINAIEKIENQIQGIPIYNARTDNFAKNFATLYINYDREKQQERKKALELLSLENLKDNIADTSDVERSLNSIRLYTVEDKEKDVQVYKYIVSYTLKNKDNKKNKQEILNVPVKIIDNNYLVCDFPYFSDIPKDTATGSYQEKEVKLETEKDKRQELESFTKDFFKKYTTYKKEEMQYIMKNPESLSGKEFNTLENFEVYKDNDKYLVITTVVIQEKDFKLSTREKFKLTIIVKDDKYFVEKLEHN, encoded by the coding sequence ATGGCAAGTTTAGAGAAGTTACAAAAGAAAATAGAAAAACAACAAGAAAAACAGCGAATAAAATTAGAAAAGCAAGCATTAAAGCAAGCTAAAAAACAAGAGAAGATTTTAGCAAAACAAAGAAAAAAACAAGAACCTAATAAAATAATGTCTACAGCAAAAGATGTAGTAATAGGTGAAAATAAAGAGTATATAAAACAAGAAGAATTTACAAGAAAATTAGAAGTAAATAAACGTAAAAATAAATTTATTGTTTTTACAGTTTGGTTTATAGTATTTTCTATATTATCTTCAAGTATTTTTCTTATAGCGACTAAGGGAATGGATAAAATAAAATTATCTAATAATATAAATGCTATAGAAAAAATTGAAAATCAGATACAGGGAATACCTATATATAATGCAAGAACAGATAATTTTGCTAAAAATTTTGCTACATTATATATAAATTATGATAGAGAAAAACAGCAAGAGAGAAAAAAAGCTTTAGAACTATTATCTTTAGAAAATTTAAAAGATAATATAGCTGATACATCAGATGTAGAGCGTTCTTTAAATTCTATAAGATTATATACAGTAGAAGATAAAGAAAAAGATGTACAGGTTTATAAATATATTGTTAGTTATACTTTAAAGAATAAAGATAATAAAAAAAATAAACAAGAAATATTAAATGTACCAGTTAAAATAATTGATAATAATTATTTAGTTTGTGATTTTCCTTATTTTTCTGATATTCCTAAAGATACAGCGACAGGATCATATCAAGAAAAAGAAGTAAAATTAGAAACAGAAAAAGATAAACGTCAGGAATTAGAAAGTTTTACAAAAGATTTCTTTAAAAAATATACAACTTATAAAAAAGAAGAAATGCAATATATAATGAAAAATCCTGAAAGTTTATCAGGAAAAGAATTTAATACTTTAGAAAATTTTGAAGTCTATAAAGATAATGATAAATATTTAGTAATAACTACAGTAGTTATTCAAGAAAAAGATTTTAAATTATCGACTAGAGAAAAATTTAAATTAACTATAATAGTAAAAGATGATAAGTATTTTGTGGAGAAATTAGAACATAATTAG
- a CDS encoding single-stranded DNA-binding protein, whose protein sequence is MNQVILMGRVTKDLELNFTSAGKEMLRFSLAVEENKEKTNFIDVVVFGNSAKYLFNYLKSKGRVIITGTLQNNNYEKNGIKIYSYNVVADKVKIIDFKEKQNEQIENPFNQRFAEDYIRYE, encoded by the coding sequence ATGAATCAGGTAATTTTAATGGGAAGAGTTACAAAAGATTTAGAGTTGAATTTTACTTCTGCAGGTAAAGAGATGTTAAGATTTTCTTTAGCGGTAGAAGAAAATAAAGAAAAAACTAATTTTATAGATGTAGTTGTTTTTGGAAATAGTGCAAAGTATTTATTTAATTATTTAAAATCAAAAGGTAGAGTAATAATAACAGGTACATTACAAAATAATAACTATGAGAAAAATGGAATAAAAATATATAGTTATAATGTAGTGGCTGATAAAGTAAAAATAATTGATTTTAAAGAAAAACAAAATGAGCAGATTGAAAATCCGTTTAATCAACGATTTGCGGAAGATTATATAAGGTATGAATAA
- a CDS encoding SspB-related isopeptide-forming adhesin has product MIKPEEKYTLRKSKKYKNLVSVGLGLATAVAIGLATDNEAFASDVDKTDNPATNSVTKQPESTPEANNSQGKVNQSQGSVEVNLKSPELEKAVEKAVNGGVKVEKSEIVDKGTVKSTEELSKVTKEVQEEYKKKAEEISNKTETYLKDKQKNQEEISKVTKENEDKKIAYEKALSEYNKKLEEVKNKNEEIKSENEKKTTDYNNEVDRITKENLDIVKRNQEKKEKYERDLAIYKKMREEQEKEKDTLIKGKPLLFSKDGISVYGTFNEAGKGSLAYYKDILVVNDTEKTNTVTLKNGLDWNPDTQLEKITDSLVLDKDYGLPNTESGKWVKFSNVKTGDKFKITNMGETLDGRKVHAIVTVEVGEPMGTVKNGKPTINQEFSVSYATGGGFYFDYQNMKTFKLKFDFVDDNGNPLKIGYGTVVGDVDWGQGSRVDFDKNVGTVAPHSSNLREKNGVMYSNLSASYKNFESTPEGTFLTVGMGSSLTYTHYSYDKDKESLVRDQLGRDYDNQARKFYNTHKQGDLYAIAFNLFGKSSELKSFVYNQPPKEPVYENEKPLPDKPTLEELKVEPPKPDDPVYKEVPKTLDVVTVKYNYYKVNVVPNIEKQVKNVENQDINNQYVSKLSTVKWELRTKELPAGRKEIDKYVIKDSLPKGYILDVEKTKEESKDYDLSYNKDTHTVTLSATAKLLEQLNKDLTKSILAPIPTLVGTVINDGATYKNNFSLTINNDYEVYSNIVKVSTPGKPNDEDNPNNNLIKPEKHNYNKDGVLIDGKQVERGSINYYKLLWDLDQYKGIKATKEDIKKGFYYVDDYPEEALELLEKDVKIVDSNNDEVKGITVKSYESLEKSPKEVQEMLKKAGITPKGAYQLFTVDNPEEFFEKYVVKGNSIHITSPMKVKEDFNSNGGKYENKAYQIDFGNGYESEVVVNNVPKKEQPPKPEQPKEKEKPKEKTLPKTSAVKENSQGYNNMLGYILMTLLTFVLGFFGIKRKVK; this is encoded by the coding sequence ATGATAAAACCAGAAGAAAAATATACATTAAGAAAGAGTAAAAAGTATAAAAATTTGGTATCAGTAGGATTAGGATTAGCAACAGCAGTAGCAATAGGATTAGCAACAGATAATGAAGCCTTTGCTAGTGATGTAGATAAAACAGATAATCCTGCAACAAATTCAGTTACTAAACAACCTGAATCTACCCCAGAAGCAAATAATTCACAAGGTAAGGTGAATCAAAGTCAAGGTTCTGTAGAAGTAAATTTAAAATCTCCAGAATTAGAAAAGGCAGTAGAAAAAGCTGTTAATGGTGGAGTAAAAGTAGAAAAATCAGAAATAGTAGATAAAGGTACAGTTAAATCTACTGAAGAATTATCAAAAGTAACAAAAGAAGTACAAGAAGAATATAAGAAGAAAGCCGAAGAAATAAGTAATAAAACTGAAACTTATTTAAAAGATAAACAAAAAAATCAAGAAGAAATTTCAAAAGTAACAAAAGAAAATGAAGATAAAAAAATAGCTTATGAAAAAGCTTTATCAGAATATAATAAAAAGTTAGAAGAAGTAAAAAATAAAAACGAAGAAATAAAATCAGAAAATGAAAAGAAAACAACTGATTATAATAATGAAGTTGATAGAATCACAAAAGAAAATTTAGATATAGTAAAACGCAATCAAGAGAAAAAAGAAAAATATGAACGTGATTTAGCAATTTATAAAAAAATGCGTGAAGAACAAGAAAAAGAAAAAGATACTTTAATTAAAGGTAAACCTTTATTATTTTCAAAAGATGGAATTTCAGTTTATGGTACATTTAATGAAGCAGGTAAAGGAAGTTTAGCATATTATAAAGATATATTAGTTGTAAATGATACAGAAAAGACTAATACAGTAACTTTAAAAAATGGTTTAGATTGGAATCCAGATACACAATTAGAGAAAATAACTGATAGTTTAGTATTGGATAAAGATTATGGTTTACCTAATACAGAATCAGGTAAATGGGTTAAATTTTCTAATGTAAAAACAGGAGATAAATTTAAAATAACTAATATGGGTGAAACTCTTGACGGAAGAAAAGTACATGCTATTGTAACTGTAGAGGTAGGTGAGCCAATGGGTACAGTTAAAAATGGTAAGCCTACAATTAATCAAGAGTTTAGTGTAAGTTATGCAACTGGTGGAGGTTTTTATTTTGATTATCAAAATATGAAAACTTTTAAATTAAAATTTGATTTTGTAGATGATAATGGAAATCCATTAAAAATAGGATATGGAACAGTAGTAGGTGATGTCGATTGGGGTCAAGGTTCAAGAGTTGATTTTGATAAAAATGTAGGAACTGTAGCACCTCATTCATCTAATTTAAGAGAAAAAAACGGTGTTATGTATTCTAATTTAAGTGCTTCATATAAGAATTTTGAATCTACCCCAGAGGGAACATTTTTAACAGTAGGAATGGGAAGTAGTCTGACTTATACACATTATTCTTATGATAAAGATAAGGAAAGTTTAGTAAGAGACCAATTAGGAAGAGATTATGATAATCAAGCTAGAAAATTTTATAACACTCATAAACAAGGTGATTTATATGCTATAGCTTTTAATTTATTTGGTAAGAGTTCAGAATTAAAAAGTTTTGTTTATAATCAACCACCTAAAGAACCAGTTTATGAAAATGAAAAACCATTACCAGATAAACCAACTTTAGAAGAATTAAAAGTAGAACCACCAAAACCAGATGACCCAGTTTATAAAGAAGTTCCAAAAACTTTAGATGTAGTTACTGTTAAATATAATTATTATAAAGTAAATGTAGTACCTAATATTGAAAAACAAGTAAAAAATGTTGAAAATCAAGATATCAATAATCAGTATGTATCAAAATTAAGCACTGTTAAATGGGAATTAAGAACAAAAGAATTACCTGCAGGAAGAAAAGAAATTGACAAGTATGTAATTAAAGATAGTTTACCTAAAGGCTATATTTTAGATGTTGAAAAAACAAAAGAAGAAAGTAAAGATTATGATTTATCTTATAATAAAGATACTCATACAGTTACTTTATCAGCGACAGCAAAATTATTAGAACAGTTGAATAAAGATTTAACAAAATCTATTTTAGCACCTATTCCAACATTGGTAGGTACAGTAATAAATGATGGTGCAACTTATAAAAATAATTTTAGTTTAACAATTAATAATGATTATGAAGTATATTCTAATATTGTTAAGGTAAGTACACCAGGTAAACCTAATGATGAAGATAATCCTAATAATAATTTGATCAAACCTGAAAAACATAATTATAATAAAGATGGAGTTTTAATTGATGGGAAACAAGTTGAAAGAGGTTCAATTAATTATTATAAATTATTATGGGATTTAGACCAATATAAAGGAATTAAAGCGACAAAAGAAGATATTAAAAAAGGATTTTATTATGTAGATGATTATCCAGAAGAAGCATTAGAATTATTAGAAAAAGATGTAAAAATTGTAGATTCTAATAATGATGAAGTAAAAGGAATTACAGTAAAATCTTATGAAAGTTTAGAAAAATCACCTAAAGAAGTACAAGAAATGCTTAAAAAAGCAGGGATAACTCCTAAAGGTGCTTATCAATTATTTACAGTTGATAATCCAGAAGAATTTTTTGAAAAATATGTAGTAAAAGGTAATAGTATTCATATAACATCACCTATGAAAGTAAAAGAAGATTTTAATTCTAATGGTGGTAAATATGAAAATAAAGCATATCAAATTGATTTTGGTAATGGTTATGAAAGTGAGGTAGTAGTTAATAATGTACCTAAAAAAGAACAGCCACCAAAACCAGAACAACCAAAAGAAAAAGAGAAGCCAAAAGAAAAAACATTACCTAAAACATCAGCAGTAAAAGAAAATTCACAAGGATATAATAATATGTTAGGTTATATTTTAATGACTTTACTAACTTTTGTATTAGGTTTCTTTGGAATAAAAAGAAAAGTGAAATAA
- a CDS encoding SEC10/PgrA surface exclusion domain-containing protein, with protein sequence MSTQKYTLRKSKKYKNLVSVGLGLATAVAIGLATDNEAFASNEVVNNSTVESIKQNVEKTESKVVTKEEVSTAKSNLDNVKGQVKEQSGIVDSINKELSKVTKEKTELEKLSKESTPENIERTNKDIKNKNEEIESENEKLSVLKGQEATKQQEKQEALSKVEKAKKILEQSKLKTQEAESKLQNAKDILSGTNADKVIKALEEANKKLALAKENVVNKEKALEEAKKLDKERQDKIDNLTSEKDKLENQVSEQKQDLLVKTQEAEATQKALEEAKKELVKAQNDVDSINNIVLSDEYVQALKTYMDYSLPESTRDKAKEVLKSENEKLLKLNTYKKNKNDDDTLLDVNNLSDEVRKELSLFASDLVNQIRKQFGTKNTVVTSSAIDFAKKVADEYVNSNFGVYKGHNEAGISKVASEYGMSQGQFYENLYGISNTDKKLSKGALKELLYNAVLKFMLNGTEWLHAQSIAGINYNNPQKDYLGVDFSVSQGTGVHFITVSEEEVRNSTKNNFDVKEIPQTRTPEQLRAVLDTAKSDYDIKDNNNIQKQQAKENAKSVLSVTQNTLKEVANNLNNVLATKELTQQAELNLKESQKELEKNTEIQEQAQINYDNLSADIKVKQQALEVAEKELKEIKEQQQEKQVVYDNVVFDFNRLEADIKVKQQEIKEQQQVIGNLENKLEETKVYLNKLQNAPALLEETTKQQEMLEAKLLVEKTKLEQLKVQEKELQDKYTLLLSEYNKQQKSLELEKLAKELKNKGNLENNNVLSSGSLAKTGEATTILSSFLGVLLLILIFGLYRRNRI encoded by the coding sequence ATGAGTACACAAAAATATACATTAAGAAAGAGCAAAAAATATAAAAACTTGGTATCGGTAGGATTAGGATTAGCAACAGCAGTAGCAATAGGACTAGCAACAGACAATGAAGCCTTTGCTAGTAATGAAGTAGTAAATAATTCTACAGTTGAGAGTATTAAACAAAATGTTGAAAAAACTGAATCTAAAGTAGTAACTAAAGAAGAAGTATCTACAGCAAAATCAAATTTAGATAATGTAAAAGGTCAAGTAAAAGAACAATCAGGTATAGTAGATAGTATTAATAAAGAATTATCAAAAGTAACGAAAGAAAAAACTGAATTAGAGAAACTTTCAAAAGAATCTACACCAGAAAATATCGAAAGAACAAATAAAGATATAAAAAATAAAAACGAAGAAATAGAATCAGAAAATGAAAAATTATCAGTTTTAAAAGGTCAAGAAGCAACAAAACAGCAGGAAAAACAAGAAGCATTATCGAAAGTAGAAAAAGCTAAAAAAATATTAGAACAATCTAAATTAAAAACACAAGAAGCAGAATCTAAATTACAAAATGCTAAAGATATATTATCTGGAACTAATGCAGATAAAGTAATTAAAGCATTAGAAGAAGCTAATAAAAAATTAGCTTTAGCAAAAGAAAATGTTGTAAATAAAGAAAAAGCATTAGAAGAAGCTAAAAAGCTTGATAAAGAAAGACAAGATAAAATTGATAATTTAACTTCTGAAAAAGATAAATTAGAAAATCAAGTATCAGAACAAAAACAAGATTTATTAGTAAAAACACAAGAGGCAGAAGCAACTCAAAAAGCATTAGAAGAAGCTAAAAAAGAGCTAGTTAAGGCTCAAAATGATGTAGATAGTATTAATAATATTGTTTTAAGTGATGAATATGTGCAGGCTTTAAAAACTTATATGGATTATAGTTTACCTGAATCTACAAGAGATAAAGCTAAAGAAGTATTAAAATCAGAAAATGAAAAATTATTAAAATTAAATACTTATAAGAAAAATAAAAATGATGATGATACATTGTTAGATGTAAATAATTTATCAGATGAAGTAAGAAAAGAATTATCATTATTTGCAAGTGATTTAGTTAATCAAATTAGAAAACAATTCGGTACTAAAAATACTGTAGTAACAAGTTCAGCTATAGATTTTGCTAAAAAAGTAGCTGATGAATATGTTAATAGTAATTTTGGTGTATATAAAGGTCATAATGAAGCTGGCATATCAAAAGTAGCTAGTGAGTATGGAATGAGTCAAGGTCAGTTTTATGAAAATCTTTATGGTATATCAAATACTGATAAAAAGCTTTCAAAAGGTGCATTAAAAGAGTTATTGTATAATGCTGTTTTAAAATTTATGTTAAATGGTACAGAATGGTTGCACGCTCAAAGTATTGCAGGGATTAATTATAATAATCCTCAAAAAGATTATTTAGGTGTTGATTTTTCTGTTTCACAAGGTACAGGAGTTCATTTTATTACTGTAAGTGAAGAAGAAGTTAGAAATTCAACTAAAAATAATTTTGATGTAAAAGAAATACCTCAAACTCGTACACCAGAACAATTAAGAGCAGTATTAGATACAGCAAAATCTGATTATGATATAAAAGATAATAATAATATTCAGAAACAACAAGCAAAAGAAAATGCAAAAAGTGTATTAAGTGTTACTCAAAATACTTTGAAAGAAGTTGCAAATAATTTAAATAATGTATTAGCAACAAAAGAATTAACTCAACAAGCAGAATTAAATTTAAAAGAATCACAAAAAGAATTAGAGAAAAATACTGAAATTCAGGAACAAGCACAAATAAATTATGATAATTTAAGTGCAGATATAAAAGTAAAACAACAAGCATTAGAAGTAGCAGAAAAAGAATTAAAAGAAATTAAAGAACAACAGCAGGAAAAACAAGTTGTTTATGATAATGTTGTTTTTGATTTTAATAGATTAGAAGCAGATATAAAAGTAAAACAACAAGAAATTAAAGAGCAACAGCAAGTAATAGGTAATTTAGAAAATAAATTAGAGGAAACAAAAGTTTATTTAAATAAATTACAAAATGCTCCTGCATTGTTAGAAGAAACAACAAAACAACAAGAAATGTTAGAAGCAAAATTATTAGTAGAGAAAACTAAATTAGAACAATTAAAAGTTCAAGAAAAAGAATTACAAGATAAATATACGTTGTTGTTATCAGAATATAATAAACAACAAAAATCATTAGAGTTAGAAAAATTAGCAAAAGAATTAAAAAATAAAGGTAATTTAGAAAATAATAATGTTTTAAGTTCAGGTTCTCTTGCTAAAACAGGAGAAGCAACAACAATTTTATCAAGTTTTTTAGGTGTTCTATTGTTGATTTTAATATTTGGACTATATAGAAGAAATAGAATTTAG
- a CDS encoding LPXTG cell wall anchor domain-containing protein, with protein MNKTTKIILTTVIASAVLGGTGVVKASDDEVVNKPVEDVQPPVVDDKPVVPEQPKEEGEKPKDEVKPTEPTTPEQPPVVDDKPKPEEKDKEKETEKPKEKDAVEKEKEKEKENKPELKPEEEKKAEEDKKDILENKKDNTKTLKEFNNVVDITKDKDELKGVIENTDKLTPEQKQVLGQKLQNANTLAEIKEVKELAKTGEATTILSSLLGALGLVLAGLLKKVR; from the coding sequence ATGAATAAAACAACAAAAATTATTTTAACAACAGTTATCGCAAGTGCAGTGTTAGGTGGAACAGGAGTAGTTAAGGCTTCTGATGATGAAGTAGTAAATAAACCAGTAGAAGATGTACAACCACCAGTAGTTGATGATAAACCAGTAGTACCAGAACAACCAAAAGAAGAAGGTGAAAAGCCTAAAGATGAGGTTAAACCAACAGAACCAACTACACCAGAACAACCACCAGTAGTTGATGATAAACCAAAACCAGAAGAAAAAGACAAAGAAAAGGAAACTGAAAAACCAAAAGAAAAAGATGCAGTAGAAAAGGAAAAAGAGAAAGAAAAAGAAAATAAACCTGAATTAAAACCAGAAGAAGAAAAGAAAGCTGAAGAAGATAAGAAAGATATTCTTGAAAATAAGAAAGATAATACTAAAACATTAAAAGAATTTAATAATGTAGTAGATATTACTAAAGATAAAGATGAATTAAAAGGTGTTATTGAAAATACAGATAAATTGACACCAGAACAAAAACAAGTTTTAGGACAAAAATTGCAAAATGCTAATACATTAGCAGAAATTAAAGAAGTAAAAGAACTTGCTAAAACAGGAGAAGCAACAACAATTTTATCAAGTCTTTTAGGTGCATTAGGATTAGTATTAGCAGGATTATTAAAAAAAGTTAGATAA